From Tripterygium wilfordii isolate XIE 37 chromosome 13, ASM1340144v1, whole genome shotgun sequence, the proteins below share one genomic window:
- the LOC120012216 gene encoding microsomal glutathione S-transferase 3 gives MAGVEYLPKEYGYVALVLVLYCFLNFWMGGQVGRARKKYKVPYPTLYAIESENKDAKLFNCVQRGHQNSLEMMPMFFVLMILGGIRHPCACATLGLLYAVTRYFYFTGYATGDPQNRLKIGKYSFVAMLGLMVCTISFGVNLLRG, from the exons ATGGCCGGAGTTGAATACCTACCGAAGGAGTACGGATATGTTGCTCTGGTTCTTGTCCTCTACTGCTTCCTCAATTTCTGGATGGGTGGCCAAGTTGGCAGAGCACGCAAGAA GTACAAGGTGCCATACCCAACCCTTTATGCTATAGAATCTGAAAACAAGGATGCGAAGCTGTTCAATTGCGTTCAG AGAGGACACCAAAACTCTCTGGAGATGATGCCAATGTTCTTTGTGTTGATGATACTGGGAGGGATTAGACATCCTTGTGCTTGTGCTACTCTTGGACTTCTGTATGCTGTGACTCGTTACTTTTACTTCACTGGCTATGCTACTGGCGATCCTCAGAATCGTCTCAAGATTGg GAAGTATTCATTTGTGGCAATGCTTGGACTTATGGTTTGCACAATTTCGTTTGGAGTCAACCTTCTCCGAGGGTAA
- the LOC120012217 gene encoding F-box protein At5g49610-like, with amino-acid sequence MESNQELSSDVIFEIMSRASLQTLGNCRLLSKECNSMTYESAFMNLHNQRTRTISGYFVQSMSNNKYSSTFVSINNAGSDLMKLEDLFRGPVKIEASTSQGVLLCVDKETNHRIPKYYICKPSAKQWRAIPNPKTRYLTVGNAMLVLRLNPLRFKIVRFSNAKYVVSVDRECCRLRCEIFDSEIWVWKQLEDIRLPYNEMLIASTPGVPVHGMIHWITSENNIFSYDVNEETWTVFAMPEQTNPRSNKQLVEYQGRLALICMVKEDFMDLWVVEDYENKVWKKRQSIETKVLRSELRSFHPASFYNADIALMKGIFKLMFYKFKTGSFDAVKLENHMYPEGVFPIRSDLEPCDLMSGLERERRPDRRKKFKRRNPLTSLQGLKFNFSPTLMFSIFLLLLLVFMEYD; translated from the coding sequence ATGGAGTCTAATCAAGAGCTTTCATCAGATGTAATCTTCGAGATTATGTCGCGTGCCTCGTTGCAGACACTAGGCAACTGCAGGCTTCTGTCAAAGGAGTGTAATTCTATGACATATGAGTCAGCTTTCATGAATCTACACAACCAGAGAACAAGGACAATTTCAGGGTACTTTGTACAAAGTATGAGCAACAATAAGTATTCTTCAACTTTTGTATCAATCAATAATGCTGGTTCGGATTTGATGAAGCTAGAGGATTTGTTTCGGGGGCCGGTCAAAATTGAGGCTTCTACGAGTCAGGGTGTGTTGCTTTGTGTTGATAAAGAGACTAATCATAGAATTCCTAAGTACTATATTTGTAAGCCTAGTGCAAAGCAATGGAGAGCAATACCAAATCCGAAAACGCGGTATTTGACTGTAGGTAATGCTATGTTGGTGCTAAGATTGAACCCTCTTCGGTTCAAGATTGTTAgattttctaatgctaagtatGTAGTTAGCGTTGATCGCGAGTGTTGCAGACTAAGATGCGAGATTTTTGATTCAGAGATTTGGGTATGGAAGCAATTGGAAGATATAAGGTTGCCTTATAATGAGATGTTGATTGCTTCCACACCTGGTGTACCTGTTCATGGTATGATTCACTGGATTACATCTGAAAACAACATATTTTCGTACGATGTTAATGAAGAGACATGGACAGTGTTCGCAATGCCAGAACAGACTAATCCTCGATCAAACAAACAGCTTGTGGAGTATCAAGGGAGGCTTGCCCTGATTTGTATGGTGAAAGAAGATTTCATGGATTTATGGGTGGTGGAAGATTATGAAAACAAAGTGTGGAAGAAGAGACAATCAATAGAGACTAAAGTTTTGAGAAGTGAACTGCGTTCGTTTCATCCTGCATCGTTTTACAATGCTGATATCGCGCTAATGAAAGGGATTTTCAAGCTAATGTTTTACAAGTTCAAGACAGGAAGTTTTGATGCAGTGAAGCTGGAGAATCACATGTATCCAGAGGGAGTCTTCCCCATTCGATCTGATTTGGAACCGTGTGATTTGATGAGTGGATTAGAGCGTGAACGTAGACCAGATCGAAGAAAGAAATTTAAACGAAGGAATCCATTAACGTCTCTGCAAGGTCTGAAATTTAATTTTAGTCCCACTCTCATGTTTAGTATATTTCTTCTGCTTTTGTTAGTTTTTATGGAGTATGATTAG
- the LOC120012465 gene encoding FBD-associated F-box protein At1g66310-like has product MKIARITIDSVDAKDLLSHLAEPVIHNVMTFLRRKDAVRTSTLSKKFLSLWHTFPIIDYEMDDMSIDLKLTYDQSLSEFMNNVHSSIQLRLRGDVSWEKFRIRCHMPYLTEEIAALNMGVQIKQFIDLAMQKNVKVIDISCGMMIRHSRVNLTTCKSLKSITLEGAHISDAWIQRRVFELPRLEKPSARVLEIVALQPLDVSNLVTPCKLKKLELCGCDELQEVKADTRNLSLFEYRGGLLTSPLSIDSAIVNAKLFLEPQHPIRTDDELTAWLHQIRGFLLESHIGWEWSW; this is encoded by the exons ATGAAAATTGCTCGTATAACAATAGATTCAGTGGATGCCAAGGACCTTTTGTCACACCTGGCAGAACCTGTAATCCATAATGTCATGACTTTCCTTCGTCGGAAAGATGCTGTGAGAACCAGTACTCTGTCTAAAAAGTTCTTGTCACTATGGCATACCTTTCCGATCATAGACTATGAGATGGATGATATGAGCATAGACCTGAAACTCACATATGATCAAAGCCTATCAGAGTTTATGAACAATGTACATTCATCGATTCAACTCCGATTGAGAGGTGACGTAAGCTGGGAGAAATTTAGAATTCGTTGTCACATGCCTTATTTAACTGAGGAGATTGCAGCTCTTAACATGGGTGTTCAAATCAAACAGTTCATTGATTTGGCAATGCAGAAGAATGTCAAAGTTATTGACATCAGTTGTGGCATGATGATCAGGCATTCTAGGGTCAACTTAACTACGTGTAAGTCCCTCAAAAGCATCACATTAGAGGGAGCACATATTTCTGATGCATGGATTCAGAGACGTGTTTTTGAATTGCCAAGACTTGAG AAACCCTCAGCTCGAGTACTTGAGATTGTCGCACTACAGCCACTTGATGTCTCAAATTTAGTCACTCCATGCAAGCTGAAAAAACTGGAGTTGTGTGGCTGTGATGAGTTGCAGGAAGTTAAGGCAGATACTCGAAATTTGTCTTTGTTCGAATATCGTGGTGGTTTGTTAACATCACCATTATCAATTGATTCTGCAATTGTAAATGCTAAGCTCTTCCTTGAACCCCAACACCCAATCAGAACAGATGATGAACTTACAGCTTGGCTCCATCAAATAAGGGGATTTCTGTTGGAGTCCCATATCGGCTGGGAATGGTCTTGGTGA